From Ammospiza caudacuta isolate bAmmCau1 chromosome 15, bAmmCau1.pri, whole genome shotgun sequence, a single genomic window includes:
- the OCSTAMP gene encoding osteoclast stimulatory transmembrane protein encodes MESPWASLGHLTATGMRARVYCEDFLFSKVHRTMAELWGIYSKPVPADSRELWTLFLQCSCITAVIGGLFYNWMFASLEYSWHLSVAMAISLSLLLLLTLFLVHPARCVFTMIMPTLGTKQGRKLLFSTCIMIAVVNITPNIISNMKTILQVIQCICKNSSDSLLNSTTLLQKVSWEFADAVQEATHPIYKPMNGHVRFSLLQNSSLIYQKMHLAGEKISREFLSVEVLVKDSVRAANRLAAGFLMLYLCFESTWYLKNYLTNVRFDNFYITKKLERLAMDRRAAHLLVGSSKKLIRPTGLKLTREEVVLCLVQAMLVTVALMLMLVLVAMDHFAFSVADTAVRKAAQFSVVPVTLSIKYKAEMGIVPFLYKLFWRPPEALLLRDFNKTYHHQLIFSSAQCRISPPGPPSPSVLLVVGLLFCILYGSALLEPFARRLCRGIAASFFPGREDERVLHLYGKLARRQGREQSPAKGAWGSQGHGCTAGTTARASAAGSRVSLSRVREVFGAWEKILKKKPTKP; translated from the exons ATGGAGAGTCCTTGGGCAAGTCTGGGGCACCTCACTGCCACTGG GATGAGAGCCCGTGTTTACTGTGAAGACTTTCTGTTCTCAAAGGTGCACAGAACtatggcagagctgtgggggaTTTACTCCAAACCTGTCCCAGCAGACAGCAGAGAGCTATGGACCTTgttcctgcagtgctcctgtATTACAGCAGTGATAGGAGGCCTCTTTTACAACTGGATGTTTGCTTCCCTGGAGTACTCCTGGCACCTCTCCGTTGCCATGGCCatctccctcagcctgctgcttctcctgacTCTCTTTCTGGTGCATCCTGCCCGTTGTGTCTTCACCATGATCATGCCCACCTTAGGGACCAAGCAGGGCCGGAAGCTTCTCTTCTCCACCTGCATCATGATTGCAGTGGTGAACATAACGCCCAACATCATAAGCAACATGAAAACCATACTGCAGGTCATTCAGTGCATCTGCAAGAACTCCTCTGACAGCCTTCTGAACTCAACTACTCTGCTACAGAAAGTTTCCTGGGAGTTTGCAGATGCAGTCCAAGAAGCCACTCATCCCATTTATAAGCCTATGAATGGACATGTTCGCTTTTCATTGTTGCAGAACAGCTCCTTGATTTACCAAAAAATGCACCTTGCTGGTGAGAAAATTAGCAGAGAGTTCTTGTCTGTTGAGGTACTGGTCAAAGACTCAGTACGAGCAGCCAACAGACTGGCTGCTGGATTCCTCATGCTCTATCTCTGCTTTGAGTCCACCTGGTATTTGAAAAATTATCTCACCAACGTTCGCTTTGACAATTTTTACATCACCAAGAAGCTGGAACGTTTAGCCATGGACAGAAGAGCAGCTCATCTCCTGGTGGGCTCATCAAAAAAACTCATCAGACCAACAGGCTTGAAGCTGACCAGGGAAGAGGTGGTGCTGTGCCTCGTGCAGGCCATGCTGGTCACCGTGGCCCTGATGCTGATGCTGGTGCTGGTGGCCATGGACCACTTTGCCTTCAGCGTGGCAGACACGGCGGTGAGAAAGGCAGCGCAGTTCTCTGTGGTGCCTGTCACTCTCAGCATCAAATACAAG GCTGAAATGGGAATCGTCCCCTTTCTATACAAACTTTTCTGGCGTCCTCCTGAGGCCTTGCTGCTCAGGGACTTCAACAAGACCTACCACCACCAGCTGATCTTCAGCTCTGCCCAGTGCAGGATCagcccccccgggccccccagcccctcagtgctgctggttGTGGGGCTGCTCTTCTGCATCCTCTACGGCTCCGCGCTGCTGGAGCCCTTCGCGCGCCGCCTGTGCCGCGGCATCGCCGCCTCCTTCTTCCCGGGCCGCGAGGACGAGAGAGTGCTGCACCTCTACGGGAAACTGGCcaggaggcagggcagggagcaaaGCCCTGCCAAGGGTGCCTGGGGAAGCCAGGGGCATGGCTGCACGGCTGGTACCACAGCACGGGCTTCGGCCGCGGGATCGCGCGTCTCGCTTTCCAGAGTTCGGGAAGTGTTCGGAGCTTgggaaaaaatactaaaaaaaaaaccaacaaagccttaa